From the Manihot esculenta cultivar AM560-2 chromosome 14, M.esculenta_v8, whole genome shotgun sequence genome, the window tcaaATCAAATGCGACGCTTAGAATCATTGGTTCTTTCATAGATGGAGAGAGTGAAACAATGTTTTGAACATTAATTTAACAGGATTAGTGGATAGAAGGACTTATTATTTGATGGAAgaaaaatataaggattaaaAGATATTGTTTTAATAATTGGGGGATTAAAATACAATTTATCCAAAATTTAATAACACTCATTTCATTTGTACAATGGAACATGAAGCGGAGAGAAGATCAGAACGGCCCAGAACCTCTTCTCTAAACCTCAGGTCTGATTTCGCTTCTTCAGTCTCCTTCTCTTCACCTTCTTCTTCATAATCCAGGCTTACTGGGACGGAAGCAACAAAGCAACCAGTCTCAGAGAACTCCAATTCAATGAGTTCGAAACAACAAAAAGGAGACCCAGTTTCTGCTCCGAAGGACAAAAGAGGGGACAGGAAAATAATGACGATTGAAGGATACCCAGTAGAAGGACTGTCCATAGGAGGCCATGAAACTTGCATCATTTTCCCTTCTCTCAATTTGGCATTTGATATTGGCCGTTGCCCACAGCGCGCTATctctcaggacttcctcttcaTTTCTCACGCCCACATGGATCACATTGTCAGTTACTTTCTTATCGTTCTTTTAGCCATCTCTTTCctttctttatatattttttgttttctttccttttttgcaTTGCTTGTTAACAGAACGTTTGTGAGAACGTGCCAGATTTTGAGTATTTTTACTGGATAAATTTGGTCTGCTTTGTACGCCCAGATTTCTATTTTCGATTTCGAGGAAGAGTTTGGGTTGGATTTATAATttgattgattgattgattCTACTTAGTTCGGCAAAAAAGGAAATGGGTCATTTGCAATTTCTTTCAATTTACTGAAAATTGAACTCCTTCACTCTGTGGAATAAGAAATATCTTGTATTCGTGCTTGCCTACCTGTAATTGTATGGTTGAATAAATGACTGAGCTAGCGGATTCCAAGTTTAGTGTATCCATAAAGTGACTGGTGATGGTTAAGCGAATGTTATGTAATTGATGCAAATAATAAGTGAAGTACTCATCTTCAAAGTACTTGGAGAAGCAATGTAGCGAGTATGTTAACTACTGTTGCATTTGCTTGGTAGAAGGAGAAAAAGACATGGAACGGAGGAAAAGAGAAGTTTTTCTATTTGATTTTATGTGTTTAACAAATTTTGCCATTACTTCCACATATTAGAAGTACATTTATGTCTggttttacttttgtttttaatttccaTTTTGCTGACAGCTGTCTCGGGCATCTTTGCTAGACTACTAATTAcatagttcaaatttttataattttccagGGAGGACTGCCCATGTATGTTGCAACCCGTGGCTTATACCGCATGAAGCCTCCAACAATCATTGTGCCAACTTCCATTAAAGAAACTGTGGAAGAACTCTTTGAAGTGCACAGAAAGCTGGATGGATCAGAACTAAATCATAATCTGATTGGTCTGGATGTAGGTAATTTCTTATGTCTGAAGTTTCACATTTCAGGATTATGTTGTTATACCCTGTTAGCAAATTTTACTCCTGAGTCTCAATCGAGTTGTCATTGCAGGAGAAGAGTTTTATATGAGAAGGGACCTTAAAGTAAGAGCATTCAGGACATACCATGCAATACAAAGCCAGGTAAACTTCGATCTATGGTAGcctgtttttcctttttaatctCATGAAATACGGCTTTTAGTTAACATATATTTGAACTGCATTAAGTTATTGGTTGGCATTATACTTGATATTTTGCAGGGTTATGTGGTTTACTCTATGAAACAGAAACTTAAGCAAGAATACCTTGGTCTTTCTGGGAATGAGATTAAGAACTTGAAAGCTTCAGGTGTGGAGGTTTGTCTCAACAGTCATAAAAATGACTCTGGTGTTTGTTCATTTGTTTTTCACTGGTTGTAATCTTACACTGATATTTTTTGAGAACCTATGTTTCCAGATTGCGATTTTGATTATGCATTATATGAGAGAATTACAATAGGCAGAAAAGATAAACTGTTCCTTTGACAAGGACACAAGTATTCATAATACGAAACCTCATTACACTTCATTCTGAGGTAGAGAATAGTCAACAAATTTTTGTGAACTCAGTGCCCCTTGTATTATTAATGGTAGCAATGTACACACAGTTACACATAGCACCAAGTGTTTTTTGAAGTGATTTTGTTGTTTTAATGACCAAAGGTGATGGAAGAGCATGTGATTGCTAAAGTGAATTTGAAGCATTCTAAAAGCTTCGGGCTGAtgaatgtttgttggggttcaAAGCTCTATATGTGCATGCATGCGCTCACACCcaagattttattttctttttttacattCCTTTTGGATATTTTACGTTCTATATTTGTTACATATTTGTGTCTCTGtcctaattaaataattttcttgtACATCTCAAGGTTCATTTTGTTGTTTGACAGATTACTAACACTATAACTTCACCTGAAATTGCTTTCACGGGTGATACCATGTCCGACTTCATAATTGATGAAACC encodes:
- the LOC110600337 gene encoding tRNase Z TRZ1 isoform X1, whose product is MSSKQQKGDPVSAPKDKRGDRKIMTIEGYPVEGLSIGGHETCIIFPSLNLAFDIGRCPQRAISQDFLFISHAHMDHIGGLPMYVATRGLYRMKPPTIIVPTSIKETVEELFEVHRKLDGSELNHNLIGLDVGEEFYMRRDLKVRAFRTYHAIQSQGYVVYSMKQKLKQEYLGLSGNEIKNLKASGVEITNTITSPEIAFTGDTMSDFIIDETNSDALRARILVMESTFVEDTVKVEHARDYGHTHLSEIVSYADKFENKAILLIHFSARYTVEDIQEAISRLPPPLAGRAFALTEGF
- the LOC110600337 gene encoding nuclear ribonuclease Z isoform X2 — translated: MSSKQQKGDPVSAPKDKRGDRKIMTIEGYPVEGLSIGGHETCIIFPSLNLAFDIGRCPQRAISQDFLFISHAHMDHIGGLPMYVATRGLYRMKPPTIIVPTSIKETVEELFEVHRKLDGSELNHNLIGLDVGEEFYMRRDLKVRAFRTYHAIQSQGYVVYSMKQKLKQEYLGLSGNEIKNLKASGVEITNTITSPEIAFTGDTMSDFIIDETNSDALRARILVMESTFVEDTVKVEHARDYGHTHLSEDIQEAISRLPPPLAGRAFALTEGF